In Sphingobium sp. B2D3C, a genomic segment contains:
- a CDS encoding TrmJ/YjtD family RNA methyltransferase: MSFYTYLLKCADGSYYAGHTDNLDLRIAQHESGSIVGYTATRLPVALSWSESFGTREEALSAEQQIKGWSRKKKEALIAGDFAALKEAARKSFDTPLRQAQQQLRTNGEETAAFPSVSAPASPALSSALRLRSGRTEESEQVQGHDTPRPVIVLVRPQLGENIGKAARAMLNFGLTEMRLVTPRDGWPNPAAGPAAAGADEVLANAQVFETLADAVADCPHVYATTVRKRGVTKPVVTPEEAARDIHLAQGRSAIVFGPERSGLETDDVALARAILTVPINPEFGSLNLAQAVILCAYEWSKQAALSQPTHTDLLPPAPQEELEGMIAQLDGMLEQAGYFYPPDRAPATRRTLRGVLTKPGWNSLEVRTLRGVLSALANPRPR, encoded by the coding sequence ATGAGCTTCTACACCTATCTGCTGAAGTGCGCGGATGGCAGCTATTATGCCGGCCATACGGACAATCTGGACCTGCGCATTGCCCAGCATGAGTCTGGATCAATTGTCGGCTACACAGCAACGCGCTTGCCAGTCGCTCTTTCGTGGTCGGAATCGTTCGGAACGCGCGAGGAAGCATTGAGTGCGGAGCAACAGATCAAGGGCTGGTCACGCAAGAAGAAGGAAGCGCTGATCGCGGGAGATTTTGCGGCCCTCAAGGAAGCGGCGCGCAAGTCCTTCGATACGCCGCTTCGACAGGCTCAGCAGCAACTCAGGACGAACGGGGAAGAAACAGCCGCATTTCCTTCCGTCAGCGCTCCTGCCTCGCCTGCGCTCAGCTCGGCCCTTCGACTTCGCTCAGGGCGAACGGAGGAAAGTGAGCAAGTACAAGGGCATGACACCCCACGCCCCGTCATCGTCCTCGTCCGCCCTCAACTCGGTGAGAACATCGGCAAGGCGGCACGGGCGATGCTCAATTTTGGGCTGACCGAGATGCGGCTGGTTACCCCGCGCGATGGTTGGCCCAATCCGGCGGCAGGCCCCGCAGCCGCGGGCGCGGACGAGGTTCTGGCCAACGCGCAGGTGTTCGAGACGCTGGCCGATGCCGTCGCGGACTGTCCGCATGTCTATGCCACCACCGTGCGAAAGCGCGGCGTGACCAAGCCGGTCGTAACGCCGGAAGAAGCCGCGCGGGATATCCACCTTGCGCAGGGGCGCAGTGCCATCGTCTTTGGCCCGGAGCGTTCCGGGCTGGAAACCGACGATGTCGCGCTTGCCCGGGCCATCCTCACGGTGCCGATCAACCCGGAGTTCGGCTCGCTCAACCTCGCGCAGGCCGTCATCCTGTGCGCCTATGAATGGTCCAAGCAGGCGGCGCTCAGCCAGCCGACCCACACCGACCTGCTGCCCCCCGCTCCGCAGGAAGAGCTGGAGGGCATGATCGCCCAGCTCGATGGCATGCTGGAGCAAGCCGGCTATTTCTACCCGCCCGATCGCGCCCCGGCGACACGGCGCACCCTGCGCGGCGTGCTCACCAAGCCCGGCTGGAACAGCCTCGAAGTGCGCACCCTGCGCGGCGTTCTCTCCGCACTGGCCAATCCGCGCCCGCGCTGA
- the nrdR gene encoding transcriptional regulator NrdR, producing MRCPYCAHEDSQVKDSRPTEDGAAIRRRRQCEGCGARFTTFERIQLRDIAVAKSNGTSEPFDRDKLARSIEIACRKRAIDTVRIERLVSGIQRQLETSGETEVPAARIGELAMEGLKGLDSVAYIRFASVYRDFTEAKDFESFAGSIREVGRE from the coding sequence ATGCGCTGTCCTTATTGCGCCCATGAAGACAGCCAGGTGAAGGACAGCCGTCCCACCGAGGACGGCGCCGCGATCCGCCGCCGCCGCCAGTGCGAAGGCTGCGGCGCGCGCTTCACCACCTTCGAGCGCATCCAGCTGCGCGACATCGCCGTCGCGAAATCGAACGGCACCAGCGAGCCCTTCGACCGGGACAAGCTCGCGCGCTCCATCGAAATCGCCTGCCGCAAACGGGCAATCGACACGGTGCGCATCGAGCGGCTGGTCTCCGGCATCCAGCGCCAGCTCGAAACCAGCGGCGAGACGGAAGTCCCGGCCGCCCGCATCGGCGAACTGGCCATGGAAGGCCTCAAGGGCCTCGACAGCGTCGCCTATATCCGTTTCGCCAGCGTCTATCGCGACTTTACCGAGGCGAAGGATTTTGAGTCCTTCGCTGGGTCGATCCGTGAGGTTGGCCGGGAGTGA
- the glyA gene encoding serine hydroxymethyltransferase: protein MTASPAAADLDNQPAVRAQGFFSTGLADADPEVFAAIQGELKRQQDKIELIASENIVSKAVLEATGSVFTNKYAEGYPGKRYYGGCEWADVVENLAIERAKKLFGCDFANVQPNSGSQMNQAVFLALLQPGDTFMGLDLSAGGHLTHGSPVNMSGKWFNCVSYGVRKEDQLLDMDEVIAKAREHKPKLIIAGATAYPRVWDFAAFRAIADEVGAYLLVDMSHFSGLVAGGAHPSPFPHAHVVTTTTHKSLRGPRSGIILTNDEALAKKFNSAVFPGLQGGPLVHVIAAKAVAFAEALQPEFKAYAHQIVANAKALAASLADAGVAVVSGGTDNHLMLIDLRSRNTTGKAAEKALDRAYITCNKNSVPFDTASPFVTSGLRLGTPAGTTRGFREAEFRQIGGWIAEVVEGLRRNGDEGDGQIEAHVREKVKALTAAFPIY, encoded by the coding sequence GCCGATCTCGACAACCAGCCCGCCGTCCGCGCTCAGGGCTTTTTCTCGACCGGCCTTGCGGACGCCGATCCGGAGGTTTTCGCCGCCATTCAGGGCGAGCTCAAGCGCCAGCAGGACAAGATCGAGCTGATCGCCTCCGAGAACATCGTCAGCAAGGCGGTGCTGGAAGCGACCGGCAGCGTGTTCACCAACAAATATGCCGAGGGCTATCCCGGCAAGCGTTATTATGGCGGCTGCGAGTGGGCCGACGTGGTGGAGAACCTCGCCATCGAGCGCGCCAAGAAGCTCTTCGGTTGCGACTTCGCCAACGTGCAGCCCAATAGCGGCAGCCAGATGAACCAGGCAGTGTTCCTCGCGCTGCTCCAGCCGGGCGACACCTTCATGGGCCTCGATCTCTCGGCGGGTGGCCACCTCACCCACGGCTCGCCGGTCAATATGTCCGGCAAGTGGTTCAACTGCGTGTCCTACGGCGTGCGCAAGGAAGATCAGCTGCTCGACATGGACGAGGTGATCGCCAAGGCCCGCGAGCACAAGCCCAAGCTGATCATCGCGGGCGCCACGGCCTATCCGCGCGTGTGGGACTTCGCGGCCTTCCGGGCGATTGCCGATGAAGTGGGCGCCTATCTGCTGGTCGACATGTCGCACTTCTCCGGCCTCGTCGCTGGTGGCGCGCATCCCTCGCCCTTCCCGCACGCCCATGTCGTGACGACGACGACGCACAAGTCGCTGCGCGGCCCGCGCTCGGGCATCATCCTCACCAATGACGAGGCGCTCGCCAAGAAGTTCAACTCGGCTGTGTTCCCCGGTCTGCAGGGCGGTCCGCTGGTGCATGTCATCGCCGCCAAGGCCGTCGCCTTCGCCGAGGCGCTGCAGCCGGAATTCAAGGCCTACGCCCACCAGATCGTCGCCAATGCCAAGGCGCTGGCCGCCAGTCTCGCTGATGCCGGCGTGGCCGTCGTCTCGGGCGGCACGGACAATCACCTGATGCTGATCGACCTGCGCTCGCGCAACACGACCGGCAAGGCCGCCGAGAAGGCGCTGGATCGCGCCTATATCACCTGCAACAAGAACAGCGTGCCGTTCGACACGGCGAGCCCCTTCGTCACCTCCGGCCTGCGCCTCGGCACGCCGGCGGGCACGACGCGCGGCTTCCGCGAGGCGGAGTTCCGCCAGATCGGCGGCTGGATCGCCGAAGTGGTCGAGGGCCTGCGTCGCAATGGCGATGAAGGCGATGGCCAGATCGAGGCGCATGTGCGCGAGAAGGTGAAGGCCCTCACCGCCGCCTTCCCGATCTACTGA